The Echinicola rosea genome has a segment encoding these proteins:
- a CDS encoding FecR family protein, with the protein MNKDKNILKYRDYELEDFLADEFFISWAKNPTGEGGHFWEKWIAENPYKREMVMEAASVIRSLTYEDKPQLSDSAYLDIFENVLRSDPRIENEEEAVQEKFSWRSWFGFQKVAAAVLFTFCAWVVIQVYIVRPEEATDMPQVSWEISENPSGVRSTLNMGDGSIINLNASSKLYFPEHFSDSIRLVKLEGEAFFDIKKDGRPFIVELGSTLVEVMGTTFNVRSPKNGELAVALISGKVKVKDEAGNQVILKPSEMLSVRENGDRSVTSFDPLEVTGWREKVLVFRKSDKDEIIRKIGDWYGVEVHCDPRLKHTWAYSGEYKNESLENVLKGIKRTLGIEYEINGKQVRLKARGR; encoded by the coding sequence ATGAACAAGGATAAAAACATATTGAAATACCGGGACTATGAACTGGAAGATTTCTTGGCAGATGAATTTTTTATTTCTTGGGCCAAAAATCCGACTGGGGAAGGGGGACATTTTTGGGAGAAATGGATTGCTGAAAACCCATATAAACGGGAAATGGTCATGGAAGCGGCATCTGTCATCCGTTCGCTGACGTACGAGGACAAGCCGCAGTTATCAGACAGTGCTTACTTGGATATATTTGAGAATGTACTCCGATCGGATCCCCGAATAGAAAATGAGGAAGAAGCTGTACAAGAGAAATTTTCTTGGCGTTCATGGTTTGGATTTCAAAAAGTAGCCGCCGCAGTACTGTTTACATTTTGTGCATGGGTGGTGATTCAGGTGTATATTGTCAGGCCTGAAGAAGCTACCGATATGCCACAGGTATCTTGGGAAATCAGCGAAAACCCATCGGGTGTACGATCGACCCTCAATATGGGAGATGGCAGTATCATAAACCTTAATGCGAGCAGTAAACTATACTTTCCCGAGCATTTTTCAGATTCCATAAGGCTGGTAAAACTCGAGGGGGAAGCCTTCTTTGATATCAAAAAAGACGGTAGGCCTTTTATCGTGGAACTTGGCAGTACCCTAGTAGAAGTGATGGGCACGACATTCAATGTACGCAGTCCCAAAAATGGTGAATTGGCTGTGGCCCTGATTTCCGGTAAGGTGAAAGTAAAGGATGAAGCAGGTAACCAGGTAATCCTCAAACCTTCTGAAATGTTAAGTGTCCGTGAAAATGGAGATCGGTCCGTGACAAGTTTTGACCCATTGGAAGTTACGGGGTGGCGGGAAAAGGTATTGGTTTTTAGAAAATCTGATAAGGACGAAATCATCCGGAAGATCGGAGATTGGTACGGAGTGGAAGTGCACTGTGATCCAAGATTAAAACACACATGGGCTTACTCGGGAGAATATAAGAATGAATCACTTGAAAATGTGCTCAAAGGCATCAAACGGACACTTGGCATCGAATACGAGATCAACGGAAAACAGGTGAGGCTGAAGGCTAGGGGGAGATGA
- a CDS encoding DUF4301 family protein translates to MEALSEKISIQGKSLPTVMDQINRFAIGFPYLSIIRPAQASDGITALSEGQIKRLGEQYLAQRDHLDIVKFVPASGAASRMFKKLFEFLDGDGYLAYNQDAEQFITNLKHFPFYGDLDKSLAEIGSYIGLALQDKDFKLIISRFLNDHGLGYGNLPKGLLKFHRYDDHERTPVHEHFVEGLEYGVGRGGKVNLHFTVSKEHLEGFRAECKRVKSLLEKDHDITFEVSFSQQKSSTDTIAVNVDNTPFLRHDGSLLFRPGGHGALLENLAEIDADLIYIKNIDNVAGEKASMISKEYKMAMGGLLLNIQKQVFDYVDALNDGGDGVKAEVEDFLQRELCVVLPESYWDSALLEQRSFLKGKLERPIRVCGMVRNTGEPGGGPFWAKNPDGSISLQIAEKAQIDPEKQVALLTESTHFNPVDLVCSLKKRDGSNYSLQQFADQEAGLISEKSLNGKALKALELPGLWNGAMSDWNTIFVEVPLETFTPVKTINDLLRTEHQPVVNV, encoded by the coding sequence ATGGAAGCATTATCAGAAAAGATATCTATTCAGGGTAAATCCTTGCCTACTGTAATGGATCAGATCAACCGATTTGCAATAGGTTTTCCTTATTTGTCCATCATCCGTCCGGCGCAGGCTTCTGATGGGATTACAGCCCTGTCAGAAGGACAAATCAAGCGTCTGGGAGAACAGTATCTGGCGCAAAGGGATCACCTCGATATTGTCAAGTTTGTACCGGCGAGTGGAGCAGCATCAAGGATGTTTAAAAAGCTCTTCGAATTTTTGGATGGGGATGGATACTTGGCTTATAACCAAGATGCTGAGCAGTTTATAACAAACCTCAAACACTTTCCCTTTTATGGGGACCTTGATAAAAGCCTCGCGGAGATCGGAAGTTACATAGGCTTGGCACTGCAGGACAAGGATTTTAAGCTGATCATTTCCAGATTTTTGAATGACCACGGGTTGGGGTATGGAAATTTACCAAAAGGCTTGCTGAAATTTCACCGATATGATGATCATGAAAGGACTCCGGTGCACGAACATTTCGTGGAGGGCTTGGAATATGGAGTGGGACGAGGAGGGAAGGTGAATTTGCATTTTACGGTTTCCAAGGAGCATCTGGAAGGGTTCAGAGCAGAATGTAAACGTGTAAAATCCCTTCTTGAAAAAGACCATGATATCACGTTCGAGGTGTCCTTTTCCCAGCAGAAATCCTCAACGGACACCATTGCCGTGAACGTGGACAATACCCCTTTTCTCAGGCATGATGGAAGCTTGCTGTTTAGACCGGGCGGTCATGGTGCCTTGTTGGAAAACCTGGCTGAAATCGACGCAGACTTGATTTATATCAAGAACATTGACAACGTGGCAGGAGAGAAGGCCAGTATGATTTCAAAAGAATATAAAATGGCCATGGGCGGATTGCTCCTGAACATCCAAAAGCAGGTGTTCGATTATGTGGATGCCCTGAATGATGGTGGGGATGGGGTGAAAGCAGAAGTTGAGGATTTTCTGCAGCGCGAACTATGCGTGGTGCTGCCAGAAAGCTACTGGGACAGCGCTTTACTGGAGCAACGATCCTTCCTTAAGGGCAAGCTGGAAAGGCCGATTCGTGTTTGTGGAATGGTTAGGAATACAGGCGAACCGGGAGGAGGACCATTTTGGGCCAAAAATCCTGATGGATCAATTTCTCTCCAGATCGCCGAAAAGGCACAGATCGATCCCGAAAAGCAAGTGGCACTGTTGACAGAAAGTACCCACTTCAATCCAGTGGACTTGGTTTGTTCCCTTAAAAAGCGCGATGGCAGCAATTATTCCTTACAGCAGTTTGCCGACCAAGAGGCAGGGTTGATCAGTGAAAAGTCCCTGAATGGAAAAGCGCTAAAAGCCTTGGAATTGCCAGGGCTGTGGAATGGTGCCATGTCTGACTGGAATACCATTTTTGTAGAGGTGCCGCTGGAGACATTTACTCCTGTCAAGACCATAAATGACCTGCTGAGAACCGAGCACCAGCCAGTAGTAAACGTGTAG
- a CDS encoding capsule assembly Wzi family protein, which produces MFIKIKKGIGLSLLLLSMAYFAHGQTTNLNAPFLKEYLRRQQLIGNFNPDYSLTILPLTPKLTDLTVTEVQKNGWYEELYGQKRALTFDGGKGSIKMLPEMIKGHYNSDYAFGVNDGAMIPNTGLQTLISAGFYMEYGPLSLQFQPELVTAQNLPYEGFPQEHWGSTWDQYYEWLNTSDIVERFGPYAYVEYLLGQSHLKYHYKNLAIGISSENIWWGPGRRNSLLMGNNAPGFLHATLETSRPFKTSIGRFEGQLIAGRLRNSGYLPPGSDYVFRQTPLYVPKRDDDERYLAGITINYQPKWLPGLTLGYSSVSQMYRADMDSFEDYLPIFNSGKRPTDVVDMDVEQRNQLSSGYFRWASPGKLFEFYGEYGTNGNSKTFREMIMYPDLDRAFTLGFTKYIQLEDPDTYLGVQFETTQTGQTVRENILAKDSWYTHPYVRHGYTNNGQVLGAGNGPGSNVIFAEVSWNRNFTKLGVQFERIVYNNDFYYKRFEEIKDWRRKYVDLVPSFVADWQVYRFLVSAKFTYVHSLNYKWYLENSDDGTYWVPGWDRNNLVGHLSLMYLLK; this is translated from the coding sequence ATGTTTATCAAGATTAAGAAGGGAATAGGACTATCGCTTTTACTGTTATCTATGGCCTATTTTGCCCATGGGCAAACGACCAACTTGAACGCACCATTTCTGAAGGAATATTTAAGGCGGCAGCAGTTGATCGGGAATTTTAACCCGGACTATTCGCTGACCATACTCCCACTGACTCCGAAACTGACTGATCTGACGGTTACCGAAGTCCAAAAGAATGGGTGGTATGAGGAGCTTTACGGACAAAAGCGCGCCTTGACCTTTGATGGTGGAAAAGGAAGTATCAAAATGCTTCCCGAAATGATCAAAGGCCATTACAATTCCGATTATGCCTTCGGTGTCAATGATGGCGCAATGATCCCGAATACGGGCTTGCAGACCTTGATCAGTGCCGGCTTTTACATGGAATATGGTCCGTTGAGCTTGCAGTTTCAGCCCGAGTTGGTGACTGCACAAAATTTGCCCTACGAGGGGTTTCCACAGGAGCACTGGGGATCCACTTGGGATCAATATTATGAATGGCTGAATACTTCCGATATCGTCGAGCGGTTTGGACCATACGCCTATGTGGAGTATTTGCTAGGACAATCCCATCTAAAATACCACTATAAAAACCTGGCCATAGGGATTTCTTCAGAAAATATATGGTGGGGACCGGGCAGGAGGAATTCCCTGCTTATGGGCAATAATGCCCCGGGCTTTTTGCATGCTACTTTGGAGACGAGCAGGCCATTCAAAACAAGCATCGGTAGGTTTGAGGGGCAGTTGATCGCGGGAAGACTGAGAAATTCTGGCTATCTTCCTCCCGGCTCAGACTATGTTTTCAGACAGACCCCCCTGTATGTTCCAAAACGAGATGACGATGAGCGATATTTGGCTGGAATTACCATTAATTATCAGCCCAAATGGTTGCCGGGATTGACTTTAGGGTATAGCAGTGTTTCGCAGATGTATCGTGCGGATATGGATAGCTTCGAGGACTATTTACCCATTTTCAATAGCGGCAAAAGACCTACTGATGTGGTAGATATGGACGTGGAGCAACGTAATCAACTAAGTTCGGGATATTTCAGGTGGGCCAGTCCGGGGAAGTTGTTTGAATTTTATGGTGAATATGGTACCAATGGAAATAGCAAGACCTTCCGGGAGATGATTATGTATCCGGACCTGGACAGGGCTTTTACCTTGGGCTTCACCAAGTATATCCAGCTGGAAGATCCAGACACGTATCTGGGGGTACAATTTGAAACCACCCAAACAGGACAGACGGTCAGGGAAAATATTCTGGCAAAGGATAGTTGGTACACCCATCCATATGTCCGCCACGGCTACACCAACAATGGCCAGGTCTTGGGTGCTGGCAATGGGCCTGGGAGCAATGTGATCTTTGCAGAAGTGAGCTGGAACAGAAATTTCACCAAATTGGGGGTCCAGTTTGAGCGAATCGTTTATAACAATGATTTCTATTACAAGCGTTTTGAGGAAATTAAAGATTGGAGGCGGAAGTATGTGGATTTGGTGCCGTCTTTTGTAGCCGATTGGCAAGTGTATCGTTTTCTGGTATCTGCCAAGTTCACCTATGTCCATTCCCTAAATTACAAATGGTACCTTGAGAATAGTGACGATGGTACATACTGGGTGCCGGGATGGGACAGGAATAATTTGGTGGGGCACTTGAGCTTGATGTATTTATTGAAATAA
- a CDS encoding RNA polymerase sigma factor, producing MKPKKVPEITEKNQIRYSEKEYLEMPDEMVWRSFNKGNESTFSFLYKNYASDLFAFGYQFCGDAHLVEDCIQNLFIYLRKRRGSLGEVRSIKSYLFKCIRCEIIKRLKERGQLIDADEVHDKKSFALSLSPETILIESEYRERQQQRVNKALAQLTVRQRQALLLLYEEEMSYGQIAEVMGFSDVKSARKLVYRALASLKSIFLKK from the coding sequence ATGAAGCCCAAAAAAGTACCTGAAATAACCGAAAAAAACCAAATCCGATATTCCGAAAAGGAGTACCTGGAAATGCCGGATGAGATGGTGTGGAGGTCCTTTAACAAAGGAAATGAGTCCACTTTCAGTTTTCTATATAAAAATTACGCTTCTGATTTATTTGCTTTTGGTTATCAATTCTGTGGCGATGCCCATTTGGTGGAAGATTGTATTCAGAACCTTTTTATATACCTCAGAAAAAGGAGGGGAAGCCTTGGGGAAGTCCGTAGCATCAAGTCCTACCTATTTAAATGTATTCGCTGTGAAATCATCAAGAGATTAAAGGAAAGAGGCCAACTTATAGACGCTGATGAGGTACATGATAAAAAGTCCTTCGCACTATCACTTTCTCCAGAGACAATTCTGATAGAATCCGAATACCGTGAGCGACAGCAACAGCGGGTGAACAAAGCATTGGCGCAGTTGACCGTAAGGCAACGCCAAGCACTGTTGCTGCTTTACGAAGAAGAAATGAGCTATGGCCAGATTGCAGAAGTGATGGGTTTTTCAGACGTCAAATCTGCCAGAAAGCTAGTTTACAGGGCGCTTGCCAGTTTGAAAAGTATCTTCCTAAAAAAGTGA
- a CDS encoding heparinase II/III domain-containing protein, with the protein MLRSETTIPVCLLLALWLLAPIVRGQGLKVADQLQPHPRILLTEDLKRRVKASCEAEDCWQELDKLVMGTAERLFDEPVTPIYFRGKTMLPQARELFRKVFFLSYAYQFSGDADFAKRGIKEITHAATLESWNPKVFLDVAEMTMAVAIGYDWLYDEMNPSERQLVKDALIKKGIKPSYDNTFNQFLTLDNNWNQVCNAAMVWGAMAIYEDAPQLAAKTIARSLKSSHLPMEKYSKNGVFPEGVMYWTYGTTYHILMLEALAPLLKEPVESFCSEGFMASGQFFLHMIANSGSTFNWSDALEKHYLNPAIFWMAAHTGDPSLLWNEKKVLEQKDFKELRQSRMLPAVLLLGAEFSPGDIPSPSSRSWRGAGENEVVTMRSSWEDPEGIFLGFKLGNASEHHAHMDMGAFVLESDGVRWAMDMGMQDYHSLASKKVDLWDSRQQGGRWTVFRYSNHGHNTLTIDDSLMDVTGKARLLKYSDQKDFRFAVGDLSDVFLRKDRSVTRGVGIKNDDHVIVKDEISASSAPIKIRWKMVTSAKVDTNGNVAILKKDGKEMKLEVKSPKDAEVKVWPASRSNRYDAPNKGASLVGFELSVEKERAETIEVLLIPGSSSMTPMPSQPLSEW; encoded by the coding sequence TTGCTAAGATCAGAGACTACCATACCTGTTTGTTTGCTGCTGGCTTTATGGCTATTGGCTCCCATTGTCCGGGGACAGGGGCTAAAAGTAGCCGATCAGCTTCAGCCCCATCCCCGTATTTTGCTTACGGAGGATCTCAAAAGAAGGGTGAAGGCCAGTTGTGAAGCAGAGGACTGCTGGCAGGAGTTGGATAAATTGGTGATGGGCACCGCAGAGAGGCTGTTTGATGAGCCTGTCACACCGATTTATTTTCGCGGAAAAACGATGCTGCCACAGGCGAGGGAATTGTTCAGGAAGGTTTTTTTTCTCAGCTATGCTTATCAGTTTAGCGGAGATGCCGATTTTGCAAAAAGAGGAATCAAAGAAATCACTCATGCCGCTACCCTTGAAAGCTGGAATCCAAAGGTTTTTTTGGATGTGGCCGAAATGACGATGGCCGTAGCGATAGGATATGATTGGCTGTATGATGAGATGAACCCCTCTGAGCGGCAATTAGTAAAAGATGCCTTGATAAAAAAGGGGATAAAACCATCTTATGACAATACATTCAACCAGTTCCTAACACTGGACAATAACTGGAACCAAGTGTGCAATGCTGCCATGGTCTGGGGAGCCATGGCTATTTATGAAGATGCGCCCCAACTTGCAGCAAAAACCATTGCAAGGTCCCTGAAAAGCAGCCACCTTCCGATGGAGAAATACAGTAAAAATGGTGTATTCCCAGAGGGCGTGATGTATTGGACCTATGGCACGACCTATCATATACTGATGCTGGAAGCCTTAGCACCGTTGCTAAAGGAGCCCGTAGAATCGTTCTGTTCTGAAGGATTCATGGCCTCAGGCCAATTCTTTTTACATATGATTGCCAATTCCGGCAGCACATTTAATTGGAGTGACGCATTGGAGAAGCATTACCTCAATCCAGCGATATTTTGGATGGCAGCCCATACCGGAGATCCTTCGTTGCTTTGGAATGAGAAGAAAGTGCTGGAGCAGAAAGACTTTAAAGAGCTCCGTCAGTCCAGGATGCTTCCTGCGGTTTTATTGCTGGGAGCTGAATTTTCCCCCGGGGACATACCATCTCCTTCTTCCAGATCCTGGAGAGGAGCGGGAGAAAATGAAGTAGTGACCATGCGGAGCTCATGGGAGGATCCGGAAGGGATTTTTCTGGGATTTAAATTGGGAAATGCCAGCGAACACCACGCCCATATGGATATGGGGGCTTTTGTGCTGGAGTCTGACGGCGTGAGATGGGCGATGGATATGGGCATGCAGGATTACCACTCCTTGGCATCCAAGAAGGTGGACCTGTGGGATAGTCGCCAGCAAGGTGGCCGATGGACGGTGTTCAGGTACAGCAATCACGGCCACAATACCCTCACCATTGATGATTCGCTGATGGATGTCACCGGAAAAGCAAGATTGTTGAAATACAGTGATCAAAAAGATTTTCGCTTTGCGGTAGGGGACCTCTCGGATGTTTTCCTGAGAAAAGACCGAAGTGTCACGCGGGGTGTAGGAATAAAGAACGACGACCACGTCATCGTAAAGGACGAAATCAGTGCATCATCAGCTCCAATAAAAATCCGTTGGAAGATGGTCACCTCCGCTAAGGTGGACACCAATGGAAACGTGGCCATCCTGAAGAAGGATGGCAAAGAGATGAAGTTGGAGGTGAAGTCCCCCAAAGACGCAGAGGTAAAAGTGTGGCCTGCTAGCAGGAGTAACCGCTACGATGCCCCAAACAAGGGGGCTAGTTTGGTAGGGTTTGAGCTAAGCGTGGAAAAAGAACGTGCCGAAACCATCGAGGTACTGCTTATTCCGGGATCCTCCTCCATGACACCAATGCCTTCGCAGCCATTATCGGAATGGTAA
- a CDS encoding UDP-glucose 6-dehydrogenase, with product MKVKKICCIGAGYVGGPTMAVIAQKCPDIYVTVVDINEERIKAWNDENLDNLPVYEPGLDKIVAEARGRNLRFCTNVEGAIQEADMIFISVNTPTKTYGEGKGQAADLKWIELCARQIAAAAESDKIVVEKSTLPVRTAEAIRDILENTGNGTKFQILSNPEFLAEGTAIEDLMDPDRVLIGGEISTEEGREAMEALVDVYAHWVPREKILTTNVWSSELSKLTANAFLAQRVSSINALSELCESTEADINEVSRAIGTDSRIGNKFLKASVGFGGSCFQKDILNLVYISRSYGLTSVADYWEQVIKINDHQKGRFAKNIIRSLYNTVSGKKIAFLGWAFKKDTNDTRESAAIYVADHLLNEDAKLTVFDPKVREEQMYSDLDYLNSRNKVDNRKLMKAEPCPYEACKGAHAVAVLTEWDEFIDYDWQKIYDNMLKPAQVFDGRSVLDKQKLRDIGFRVYTIGTA from the coding sequence ATGAAAGTAAAAAAAATATGTTGTATTGGTGCCGGATACGTAGGCGGTCCCACCATGGCTGTAATTGCCCAAAAATGTCCTGATATCTATGTGACCGTAGTGGACATCAACGAAGAAAGAATCAAAGCATGGAATGACGAGAATTTGGACAATCTTCCGGTGTACGAACCGGGATTGGACAAGATAGTTGCCGAGGCTAGGGGGCGAAACCTTAGATTCTGCACCAATGTGGAAGGGGCTATTCAGGAAGCAGATATGATCTTTATTTCCGTCAACACCCCCACCAAAACTTATGGCGAAGGGAAAGGCCAAGCGGCTGATCTGAAGTGGATCGAGCTATGTGCCCGCCAGATCGCGGCAGCAGCCGAATCAGATAAGATCGTGGTAGAAAAATCCACCTTGCCAGTGCGTACAGCTGAAGCCATCAGGGATATTCTGGAAAATACCGGCAACGGTACCAAGTTTCAGATTCTTTCCAATCCCGAGTTTTTGGCAGAAGGAACGGCCATTGAAGATTTGATGGATCCGGATCGGGTGCTGATCGGAGGTGAAATCTCTACGGAGGAAGGACGCGAAGCAATGGAGGCCCTTGTGGATGTCTATGCCCATTGGGTGCCCAGGGAAAAAATCCTGACGACCAATGTGTGGTCCAGCGAGCTTTCGAAGCTTACCGCCAATGCCTTTTTGGCACAGCGGGTATCATCCATCAATGCCCTGTCAGAGCTTTGTGAAAGTACCGAAGCTGATATTAACGAAGTGTCCCGGGCCATTGGTACGGACAGTAGAATTGGCAATAAATTTCTAAAAGCCTCGGTAGGGTTTGGCGGGTCTTGTTTCCAGAAGGATATCCTCAACCTGGTGTATATCAGTCGCAGCTATGGACTGACCAGCGTGGCCGATTATTGGGAGCAGGTCATAAAGATCAATGATCACCAAAAAGGAAGGTTTGCCAAAAATATCATCCGATCACTATACAATACCGTCAGCGGCAAAAAAATAGCATTTCTCGGCTGGGCTTTCAAAAAGGATACCAACGATACCCGTGAATCCGCTGCCATCTATGTAGCAGATCACCTGCTCAATGAGGACGCCAAATTGACGGTGTTTGACCCAAAAGTAAGGGAAGAACAGATGTACAGCGATTTGGACTACCTTAATTCCAGAAACAAGGTGGACAATAGAAAGCTCATGAAGGCTGAGCCCTGTCCATACGAAGCCTGTAAAGGTGCCCATGCAGTAGCGGTACTGACCGAATGGGATGAGTTTATCGATTATGATTGGCAAAAAATATATGACAATATGCTTAAGCCAGCCCAGGTCTTTGACGGAAGAAGCGTGCTGGATAAGCAAAAGTTAAGGGATATAGGTTTCAGGGTATATACCATTGGGACGGCATGA